The proteins below are encoded in one region of Methanobacteriaceae archaeon:
- a CDS encoding Lrp/AsnC family transcriptional regulator: MDEIDSDIIRSLMKNSRITLSQMSKDIDVPDATISNRLKKLENDAIKQYTVILDQNKLGLTVTAIIIIQTESEKHGNVEIELSKLAEVSEVYSISGEYDILIKVWAQDLEELNKIVNSKIRSVDGVEDLTEMIVMERVKETMTPPF, translated from the coding sequence ATGGATGAGATAGATTCGGATATAATTCGCTCCCTGATGAAAAATTCTAGGATAACCCTCTCCCAAATGTCAAAAGACATAGACGTGCCGGATGCCACAATTTCCAACCGACTGAAAAAGCTGGAAAATGATGCTATAAAACAATATACTGTAATTTTAGATCAAAACAAACTAGGTTTAACAGTTACGGCTATTATAATTATTCAAACAGAATCAGAAAAGCATGGAAATGTTGAAATTGAACTATCTAAGCTCGCAGAAGTGTCAGAAGTTTATAGTATTTCTGGAGAATATGATATTCTTATTAAAGTCTGGGCCCAGGATCTAGAAGAGCTTAATAAGATAGTAAACAGTAAAATTCGTTCGGTAGATGGAGTAGAAGACTTAACTGAAATGATTGTAATGGAAAGAGTTAAAGAAACCATGACTCCGCCGTTTTAA
- a CDS encoding TIGR04165 family Cys-rich peptide has translation MKCENLNQECPECGCKDKRISRRRNSNSSEDAFYIPHIPQGSVGIVKCGECGHVFEICENSKMPVEVKKTRV, from the coding sequence ATGAAATGCGAAAATCTAAATCAAGAATGTCCAGAATGTGGTTGCAAAGATAAAAGAATATCCCGAAGAAGGAATTCCAATTCCAGTGAAGATGCTTTTTATATTCCACATATACCACAAGGTTCGGTGGGAATTGTTAAATGTGGTGAATGTGGCCATGTATTTGAAATATGTGAGAATAGTAAGATGCCAGTTGAAGTCAAAAAGACGCGGGTATAA
- a CDS encoding nickel-dependent hydrogenase large subunit — protein MILPIGPIHPGLKEPLRLKLKTQGERVISAEIDYGYVHRGIERIMVGKTWQKSIYLAERVCGICSYVHTQTFAETFEKISGERAPLRAQYLRVLTNELDRIQSHLLANSTFFKAVEHETLFMYMLHLREPVMDAIELLTGNRVNMGWNVVGGVRMDVKDVHLQQIMTIMNKLEVEYQKYVEMYEQGPLMGLRSKKVGRMTKEEAIKARAVGPIGRASGLKHDLREDHHTYRDNFDFKVIWRKEGDTFARNMNRFDEIPQSISLIKQVIENLPEGDIRKKIDIGAGFGEWRNEAPRGEVTYMIETNGNLINNASIRTPSIMNIDACAKYMLKDVATVSDAIAAYASVDPCIACAERVVIVDEKGGEKQFQGIFDIK, from the coding sequence ATGATTCTACCTATAGGTCCAATTCACCCTGGATTAAAGGAACCTCTTCGTTTAAAACTTAAAACTCAAGGAGAAAGAGTAATAAGTGCAGAAATAGATTATGGTTATGTTCACCGAGGAATTGAACGTATAATGGTTGGTAAAACCTGGCAAAAATCCATTTATCTTGCTGAGCGAGTTTGTGGAATTTGCTCTTATGTCCATACCCAAACCTTTGCTGAAACATTTGAAAAGATATCTGGTGAAAGAGCGCCTCTCAGAGCCCAGTATTTGCGAGTACTTACCAATGAACTGGACAGAATTCAAAGCCACTTACTGGCCAATTCCACATTTTTCAAGGCCGTTGAACATGAAACATTATTCATGTACATGCTTCATTTAAGAGAACCGGTCATGGATGCCATTGAGCTTTTAACTGGTAATAGGGTTAATATGGGTTGGAATGTGGTTGGTGGAGTTCGTATGGATGTTAAAGATGTTCATCTCCAGCAGATCATGACCATAATGAATAAATTAGAAGTGGAATATCAAAAATATGTGGAAATGTACGAGCAAGGTCCTTTAATGGGATTGAGGTCTAAAAAGGTTGGTCGAATGACCAAAGAAGAAGCTATTAAAGCCCGAGCTGTAGGGCCTATTGGAAGGGCTTCTGGTTTAAAACACGATCTTCGAGAGGATCATCATACCTACCGTGATAATTTTGACTTTAAAGTTATCTGGAGAAAAGAAGGAGATACCTTTGCACGTAATATGAATCGATTTGATGAGATTCCACAATCTATTAGTCTTATAAAACAAGTTATTGAGAATTTACCTGAAGGAGATATCCGTAAAAAAATAGATATTGGTGCAGGATTCGGAGAATGGAGAAATGAAGCTCCTCGGGGCGAAGTTACCTATATGATTGAAACTAATGGTAATTTAATTAATAATGCCTCCATTAGAACTCCCAGTATCATGAATATTGATGCCTGTGCTAAGTATATGCTAAAAGACGTGGCTACTGTATCAGATGCCATTGCGGCCTATGCCAGTGTTGATCCATGTATTGCCTGTGCAGAACGGGTGGTAATTGTGGATGAAAAAGGTGGAGAAAAACAATTCCAAGGTATTTTCGATATTAAATAG
- a CDS encoding NADH-quinone oxidoreductase subunit B family protein, whose protein sequence is MLDALKDIVRKSSIHVCLVNSGGCNGCDIEVVALLSPRYDLEQYGIYVHNNPREADVILVTGAVTEQWKENLRRIYTKAPEPKIVVALGNCPISGDVFNQEGGCVNAPVSDFIPVDAEVSGCPPRPSEILEAILAVAPGAIAAKGRQK, encoded by the coding sequence ATGTTAGATGCTCTTAAAGATATTGTAAGAAAGAGTTCAATTCACGTTTGTCTGGTGAATTCTGGAGGATGTAATGGCTGTGATATTGAAGTTGTTGCCTTACTATCTCCCAGATACGATCTAGAACAGTATGGTATATATGTTCACAATAATCCACGGGAGGCGGATGTTATTTTAGTTACTGGTGCAGTCACTGAACAGTGGAAAGAAAATCTAAGGCGGATTTATACCAAAGCACCTGAACCTAAAATAGTAGTGGCTCTTGGAAACTGCCCTATATCGGGGGATGTCTTTAATCAAGAAGGTGGATGTGTCAATGCACCTGTTTCTGATTTCATTCCAGTAGATGCTGAAGTATCTGGATGCCCACCTCGACCTTCAGAAATATTAGAAGCTATCTTAGCTGTGGCCCCTGGTGCCATAGCTGCTAAAGGGAGGCAAAAATAA
- a CDS encoding 4Fe-4S binding protein, which produces MDISFKKKVGDLQKEVALKSADLEEYVEDFEVEIEKCSLSDKFINISPRCVRCNLCAQECPVDAIEMANTIKPAKILNNCVKCEICAQTCPVRCINVLKTTAAVDDQIDYRLESINVPHRVIRMKNIEVSPEKCTSCETCVKLCPTQAITVENELPAEINKKLCVGCGSCASVCPQQAINLERKIGPVIETKELLINQDTCVECLICEENCPTMAIKLEDGEVVLDKDKCILCDVCSTKCPVNALKLERMAHES; this is translated from the coding sequence ATGGATATAAGTTTTAAAAAGAAAGTTGGAGACCTGCAAAAAGAGGTTGCCTTAAAATCAGCTGATTTAGAAGAATATGTTGAGGATTTTGAGGTTGAAATCGAGAAATGTTCTCTTTCAGATAAATTCATTAATATTTCTCCCCGATGTGTCCGCTGTAATCTATGTGCTCAAGAATGCCCGGTTGATGCAATTGAAATGGCTAATACCATAAAGCCTGCTAAAATACTTAATAATTGTGTTAAATGTGAAATATGTGCTCAAACCTGCCCAGTACGTTGTATTAATGTTTTAAAAACCACGGCTGCTGTTGATGATCAAATCGACTATAGGCTGGAAAGCATTAATGTTCCTCATAGAGTTATTCGCATGAAAAATATTGAAGTATCACCTGAAAAGTGTACTTCCTGTGAGACCTGCGTTAAATTATGCCCTACTCAAGCTATCACTGTAGAAAATGAGCTTCCGGCAGAGATAAACAAAAAATTGTGTGTGGGATGTGGCTCTTGTGCCAGTGTATGTCCACAACAGGCCATAAACCTGGAAAGGAAAATTGGACCTGTTATTGAAACCAAGGAATTACTAATTAATCAGGATACTTGTGTGGAATGTTTAATTTGTGAAGAAAATTGCCCTACAATGGCCATTAAATTAGAAGATGGCGAAGTTGTTCTTGATAAAGATAAATGTATATTATGTGATGTTTGCTCGACAAAATGTCCGGTAAACGCTTTAAAACTGGAGAGGATGGCCCATGAAAGTTAA
- a CDS encoding carbohydrate kinase family protein — protein sequence MTNKNDQMDIIGFGALNMDQLHLVDKIAGPDEESFIHGFQESCGGSAANTIIGASRLGLKTGFVGKLASDGEGDLLHQNLIQEGVDVNGLIISPKGRSGRVMGFVDKKGDRALYVEPGINDEISIDQIDIDYASKTKIIHLSSFVGNSFKAQEDLLSQIPDEVIVSFDPGRIYAEKGFNALKKILNRTDILLINQAELKIMLASENDKTDSNIKSNLNNFDLLSNLDKESNDKSNLIKSFDIFTDLGIDTIVVKMGDKGSFAFDGSQEVFVPCFDVKCIDTTGAGDSFNAGFLYAQINDFSLEKSCEFGNLVASKCVECTGATYGLPSISNIDLEKYEKN from the coding sequence ATGACAAATAAAAACGATCAAATGGATATTATTGGCTTTGGAGCCCTTAATATGGACCAACTCCACCTGGTAGATAAAATTGCCGGTCCTGACGAAGAAAGCTTTATCCATGGATTCCAGGAGTCTTGTGGTGGTTCTGCTGCTAATACAATTATAGGGGCTTCACGTTTAGGCCTTAAAACAGGTTTTGTTGGTAAATTAGCTTCTGATGGTGAGGGAGATTTACTTCATCAAAATTTAATCCAGGAAGGTGTTGATGTAAATGGCCTTATTATCTCACCAAAAGGTAGAAGTGGCCGGGTCATGGGTTTTGTAGATAAAAAAGGTGACCGAGCACTATATGTTGAGCCTGGAATTAATGATGAAATAAGCATTGATCAAATTGATATTGACTATGCATCTAAAACTAAAATTATTCATTTAAGTTCCTTTGTTGGTAATTCTTTTAAGGCCCAGGAAGATTTATTGTCCCAAATCCCAGATGAAGTCATAGTGAGCTTTGATCCCGGCAGAATCTATGCTGAAAAAGGATTTAATGCTTTAAAAAAGATTTTAAATCGAACTGATATTTTGCTAATTAATCAAGCAGAATTAAAGATAATGTTGGCCAGTGAAAATGATAAAACTGATTCTAACATTAAATCTAATTTAAATAACTTTGATTTATTATCTAATCTTGATAAAGAGTCTAATGATAAATCTAATTTAATTAAATCATTTGACATTTTTACGGACCTAGGTATTGATACTATAGTGGTTAAAATGGGAGATAAAGGATCTTTTGCCTTTGATGGATCTCAAGAGGTTTTTGTGCCCTGTTTTGATGTGAAATGTATTGATACTACTGGTGCTGGAGATTCATTTAATGCTGGCTTTTTATATGCTCAAATTAATGATTTTTCACTGGAAAAATCATGTGAATTTGGAAATTTGGTGGCCTCAAAATGTGTGGAGTGTACCGGAGCTACTTATGGCCTGCCCTCAATTTCTAACATTGACCTAGAAAAATATGAAAAGAATTAA
- a CDS encoding CBS domain-containing protein produces the protein MKVKEIMDKEFIDVAPNQGLIEVSIKMEKHKKFTTPVVDSENHLVGWITSLDVTRGLRENLKTVSDIMHPKDDIVHVHENDPARLAVLETSHHKLVSIPVIDDNDVVMGVVRSFDIVETLSQLYEIKVSKIFEAMEQELKGVSWDELMEASAIVTRRRTGKRIKPQEYEKNIKDATFGEAIWATGGLEKFFVGLIAIGEMVIARKVARARK, from the coding sequence ATGAAAGTTAAGGAGATTATGGACAAGGAATTTATTGATGTAGCCCCTAATCAAGGTTTGATAGAAGTTTCTATTAAAATGGAAAAACATAAAAAGTTCACTACACCGGTGGTTGATAGTGAAAACCATTTAGTGGGATGGATTACATCACTGGATGTTACGAGAGGATTAAGAGAAAATTTAAAAACTGTTTCGGATATTATGCATCCCAAAGATGATATTGTTCATGTCCATGAAAATGATCCTGCTCGATTGGCTGTTCTGGAGACTTCCCACCATAAATTAGTTAGTATACCCGTTATTGATGATAATGATGTAGTTATGGGTGTTGTAAGATCTTTTGATATCGTAGAAACTCTTTCTCAGCTTTATGAAATTAAGGTTTCCAAAATATTTGAGGCCATGGAACAGGAATTGAAAGGTGTTAGCTGGGACGAACTTATGGAAGCTTCTGCTATTGTTACTCGTCGTAGAACTGGTAAACGTATTAAACCTCAAGAATATGAAAAAAATATCAAAGATGCTACCTTTGGAGAAGCAATTTGGGCCACTGGTGGTTTAGAAAAATTCTTTGTTGGTTTAATTGCTATAGGGGAAATGGTTATTGCCCGTAAAGTTGCCAGGGCACGTAAATAG
- a CDS encoding 4Fe-4S binding protein produces the protein MSSVIWYMYEFARKSWAEKFAGAKSEHDIVEKPDRFRDFPEVFKEYCIGCGACTAACPAPGAIKLVRDEDTADTEGLTYPVIVMGACIRCGFCAEVCPTDPKTLTCGENHLIREEFTILPVDKMFVIDDYLCIRCKKCMKSCQVDAIQEEDNKILVDQKKCIACGDCLDACPVKGALKGIYISNIEEQKQIINLIVQTLEKTIEDRQEDLKNLSSDKIFKMEYPLVELKEKALNIIPKEEMVMDLMEKITDRLKMRIITWDEDKCTKCRLCVEECPSGAITYNKETGVTRNPEKCLRCSTCHQTCPFGVAGYYLAKFLIDKNSDGEDVILITLKPSQLPVVD, from the coding sequence ATGTCTTCTGTAATATGGTACATGTATGAATTCGCTCGAAAATCATGGGCAGAGAAATTTGCTGGAGCAAAATCTGAACACGATATAGTAGAAAAACCTGATCGGTTTAGAGACTTTCCAGAAGTTTTCAAAGAATATTGTATTGGTTGTGGAGCTTGCACAGCAGCTTGTCCCGCGCCTGGAGCGATAAAATTAGTCAGAGATGAAGATACTGCAGATACGGAAGGCCTAACCTATCCAGTAATTGTTATGGGTGCTTGTATTCGATGTGGTTTTTGTGCGGAAGTATGTCCTACTGATCCTAAAACACTTACCTGTGGTGAAAATCACTTAATCCGTGAAGAATTTACCATTCTTCCCGTGGATAAGATGTTTGTTATTGATGATTATCTCTGTATTAGATGTAAAAAATGTATGAAATCCTGTCAAGTTGACGCCATTCAAGAAGAAGATAATAAAATACTGGTTGATCAGAAAAAGTGCATTGCCTGTGGAGACTGTTTAGATGCTTGCCCGGTAAAAGGTGCACTAAAAGGTATTTACATTTCAAATATAGAAGAGCAAAAACAGATTATTAATCTTATTGTCCAAACACTGGAAAAAACCATCGAAGATCGTCAGGAAGATCTTAAAAATTTGTCATCTGATAAAATATTCAAAATGGAATATCCTCTGGTGGAATTAAAGGAAAAAGCCCTTAATATAATCCCTAAAGAAGAAATGGTCATGGATTTAATGGAAAAAATCACTGATCGTTTGAAAATGAGAATTATCACCTGGGATGAAGATAAGTGTACTAAATGTCGCTTGTGTGTAGAAGAATGTCCTTCTGGTGCTATAACTTATAATAAAGAAACTGGTGTTACCAGAAATCCTGAAAAGTGCTTAAGATGTAGTACTTGCCATCAAACATGTCCATTTGGTGTGGCTGGTTATTATCTAGCTAAATTCCTTATTGATAAAAATTCTGATGGTGAAGATGTGATTTTAATAACCCTAAAACCTTCACAATTGCCAGTTGTTGATTAA
- a CDS encoding Nramp family divalent metal transporter has product MDFRIFSRKILKNPFIISFIIFLSVMGPGIITANVDNDAGGITTYSLAGSQFGYSLLWLFVPMIIALAVIQEMGVRMGIVTGKGLADLIREKVGVKFTFLMMIALLLANFGNVLAEFSGIAVSTGIFGIPRVIALPLAALFVWLLVVKGTYKSVEKIFLLASALYISYIIAGFLAQPNWGFAAQSLIIPQVTLSTAYITMVIGMVGTTIAPWMMFYLQSSVVEKGISLKNLKYSKADAVIGAIVVNIVAFFIVLACAATIFSSGIEVNDVADVSKALVPLAGQYASILFAFGFLNASLFAASILPLSTAYYVCESLGFEAGVSKSFREAPIFHGLYLGLIILAVIIIMIPNVPLLSILYLSQVANGLLLPFVLILMLLIINDKTIMGEHVNSRLFNFISIATVLIVMGLSVGLVISMII; this is encoded by the coding sequence ATGGATTTCCGTATTTTTAGCCGTAAGATTCTTAAAAATCCTTTCATTATCAGCTTTATAATTTTTCTCTCAGTGATGGGACCCGGTATAATTACTGCAAACGTGGATAATGATGCTGGAGGAATAACCACATATTCACTGGCCGGTTCACAGTTTGGTTATAGTTTATTATGGCTATTTGTTCCCATGATAATAGCATTAGCTGTTATTCAAGAAATGGGAGTGAGAATGGGTATTGTAACGGGTAAAGGATTGGCTGATCTAATTCGTGAGAAGGTAGGGGTTAAATTCACATTCTTAATGATGATAGCTCTTCTACTTGCCAATTTTGGTAATGTATTGGCTGAATTTTCAGGAATTGCAGTGAGTACTGGAATTTTTGGTATACCTCGAGTTATAGCCTTACCCCTGGCCGCACTATTTGTATGGCTTTTGGTAGTAAAAGGAACTTATAAAAGTGTGGAAAAAATCTTTTTGTTAGCTTCTGCTCTTTATATTTCATACATCATTGCTGGATTTCTAGCCCAGCCCAACTGGGGATTTGCTGCCCAAAGTTTGATAATACCCCAGGTAACCCTTAGTACTGCATATATAACCATGGTAATAGGAATGGTAGGTACTACTATTGCTCCCTGGATGATGTTCTATCTCCAATCCTCCGTGGTAGAAAAAGGAATTAGTTTAAAAAACCTGAAATATTCTAAAGCAGACGCGGTTATTGGAGCTATTGTAGTTAATATTGTGGCTTTTTTCATAGTTTTGGCCTGTGCTGCAACCATATTTAGTAGTGGAATAGAAGTAAACGATGTTGCAGATGTTTCAAAAGCACTGGTTCCTCTCGCCGGGCAATATGCTAGTATACTATTTGCCTTTGGTTTTTTAAATGCTTCTTTATTTGCAGCCAGTATATTGCCTCTTTCTACGGCATATTATGTTTGTGAAAGTTTAGGTTTTGAAGCTGGAGTTTCTAAAAGCTTCCGGGAAGCACCCATCTTTCATGGATTATATCTGGGATTGATAATATTAGCCGTTATAATAATCATGATTCCTAATGTGCCTTTATTATCCATTCTTTATCTTTCCCAAGTAGCTAATGGATTGCTTCTACCATTTGTATTGATATTAATGCTTTTAATCATTAATGACAAAACAATTATGGGTGAACATGTTAATTCCCGATTATTTAACTTCATTTCCATTGCTACTGTTTTAATTGTAATGGGCCTTAGTGTCGGACTGGTAATAAGTATGATAATCTAG
- a CDS encoding 4Fe-4S binding protein, translating to MISIPVTTKKVFKPLREVEVDYEIDQSKCKVCKDRPCLKSCPVEAVHEIPPDKHIEIDDKCFGCVLCREACPYDAIKMKTILSEPIRENIPNINPKLCRRCGACVGTCKTGAIQLIASGTEEAHSVIDEDKCVRCGYCSRVCPTEAIKYGKILPRSVVGGKAIVVNQKDCIGCMTCTRVCPSKGAINVGKISKLPYIDPSYCARCEECLEVCPSTAIKYSSRKRAYEQFSKIKTMEIVSELLEKESEKLAKDAGRIDNVLNKILRDVGYQNEEDEFSIDVTSIIKEKIEGFVDSGLEMIDIKEIIEFTSPKRQITVIDENCIGCGACMDQCPVRCIELEMPSPVHIGSECVYCGKCSAICPVSAVELKEEYFEAENDEIILKRRKITGPRNGEVEVNDSICQACGVCVNNCPVDALTLENDKISVNQEICIACGECQSLCPVNSIKVSVKD from the coding sequence TTGATTAGTATTCCTGTCACAACTAAAAAAGTCTTCAAGCCCCTTAGGGAAGTTGAAGTGGACTATGAAATTGACCAAAGCAAGTGTAAAGTGTGTAAAGATAGGCCTTGTTTGAAATCTTGCCCGGTGGAAGCAGTACATGAGATACCTCCAGATAAACACATTGAAATAGATGATAAATGTTTTGGATGTGTTTTATGCAGAGAAGCATGCCCTTATGATGCTATTAAGATGAAAACCATCCTCTCAGAACCAATTAGAGAAAATATTCCTAATATTAACCCTAAACTTTGTAGAAGATGTGGTGCTTGTGTCGGTACTTGTAAGACCGGAGCTATTCAATTAATTGCCTCTGGAACTGAGGAAGCTCACAGTGTTATTGATGAAGATAAATGCGTAAGATGCGGGTACTGCTCCAGAGTTTGCCCTACCGAGGCCATAAAATATGGTAAGATTTTACCTAGATCGGTCGTTGGTGGAAAAGCAATAGTAGTCAACCAAAAAGATTGTATTGGTTGTATGACTTGTACCAGAGTTTGTCCTTCCAAAGGAGCAATTAATGTAGGTAAAATAAGTAAACTACCATATATTGATCCTTCTTATTGTGCAAGATGTGAGGAATGTCTCGAAGTATGTCCTTCCACAGCTATTAAATATTCCTCCCGAAAAAGGGCCTATGAACAATTCTCTAAAATTAAAACTATGGAAATTGTATCTGAACTTCTTGAAAAAGAATCTGAAAAATTGGCCAAAGATGCAGGAAGAATTGATAATGTTTTAAACAAAATTTTAAGAGATGTTGGTTATCAAAATGAGGAAGATGAATTCTCAATTGACGTTACTTCTATTATAAAAGAAAAGATTGAAGGTTTTGTTGATTCTGGTCTTGAAATGATTGATATTAAAGAAATTATTGAATTCACTTCTCCTAAACGTCAAATAACGGTCATAGACGAGAATTGTATTGGTTGTGGTGCTTGTATGGATCAATGCCCTGTAAGGTGTATTGAACTGGAAATGCCCTCTCCAGTACATATTGGTTCAGAATGTGTTTATTGTGGTAAATGCAGTGCAATATGTCCCGTCTCAGCAGTTGAATTGAAAGAAGAGTATTTTGAAGCTGAAAATGATGAAATAATTCTTAAAAGGCGTAAGATAACTGGCCCTAGAAATGGGGAAGTTGAAGTAAATGATTCTATATGCCAAGCTTGCGGCGTTTGTGTTAATAATTGCCCCGTAGATGCTCTAACACTTGAAAATGATAAAATTAGTGTTAATCAGGAAATCTGCATTGCCTGTGGTGAATGTCAGTCATTATGTCCTGTAAATTCAATTAAAGTTAGTGTGAAAGATTAA
- a CDS encoding formylmethanofuran--tetrahydromethanopterin N-formyltransferase: protein MEINGIEIEDTYCEIFDGTCVRAIITGDNDQIIERAAYDATSTPGAVIGRVEGGLESFIDSSKTPDGRNGAILQFWFGLDDMEKFEVELSYRIRQDILVKPFTSMFNATPDADGFIGMMKQVGHCGDGYEWEEELYGRNMIIVPIAIPDFKIESKLGYKTGFMGANFWYMCQTREAVIEAGQRALEAIKEVEGIITPFDICSAASKPETNYPWIGPTTNHPYCPSLRPKLKEQSLVPENANFIPEIVINGLDMESVKKAMKVGIEAACEVDGVTKISAGNYNGQLGKYKLNLKDLF, encoded by the coding sequence ATGGAAATTAATGGAATAGAAATTGAGGATACTTACTGTGAGATTTTTGATGGGACTTGCGTAAGGGCCATTATAACTGGGGATAATGATCAAATCATTGAAAGAGCTGCCTATGATGCAACTTCCACTCCAGGTGCAGTTATTGGAAGAGTTGAAGGTGGTTTAGAATCATTCATTGATTCATCTAAAACTCCTGATGGTAGAAATGGTGCCATATTACAATTCTGGTTTGGATTAGATGATATGGAGAAATTTGAAGTAGAATTATCCTATAGAATTCGCCAAGATATACTGGTAAAACCATTTACTTCTATGTTCAATGCCACTCCTGATGCCGATGGTTTCATAGGCATGATGAAACAAGTAGGCCATTGTGGTGATGGTTATGAATGGGAAGAAGAATTATATGGTCGTAATATGATTATAGTTCCTATTGCTATTCCTGACTTTAAAATTGAGAGTAAATTAGGATATAAAACAGGTTTCATGGGTGCCAATTTTTGGTACATGTGCCAGACCAGAGAAGCGGTAATTGAAGCAGGCCAAAGGGCATTGGAGGCCATTAAAGAAGTTGAAGGAATTATAACACCATTTGATATTTGTTCAGCGGCTTCTAAACCTGAAACTAATTATCCCTGGATTGGCCCTACAACTAATCACCCTTATTGTCCTTCACTAAGGCCCAAACTCAAAGAACAGTCTTTAGTACCTGAAAATGCAAATTTCATTCCAGAAATAGTTATTAATGGGCTGGACATGGAAAGTGTAAAAAAAGCCATGAAAGTAGGTATTGAAGCGGCCTGTGAAGTAGATGGTGTTACTAAAATCTCTGCCGGCAATTATAATGGCCAATTAGGTAAATATAAACTTAATTTAAAAGATCTTTTTTAA
- a CDS encoding CBS domain-containing protein, translating into MNGLYISEFIKKPVITPDGAEIGKLKDVIVSPLHSYPIIKALTINTSDKKLMNISWKYVDNINKEIILKSDLNQLKEYELKKHEIYLFKDVIDRQVVDIEDKKVRRVNDLKISPTNGHYHVIGVDIGFSGILRRLGLEKITKPLGISSSEDLISWEDIDTLKSDYSKLKLKVPKQNIKKLHPADMAEIMDQLGLNESLTILNSLDDESAADALEEISPERQVSLLEGMESKRAAEILDEMSPDDAADVLADLTEEKAEELLDLMEPEESKDLRELLEYPENTAGGIMTTEFAEVNQKLTAGEVMNSLREIAKDVETIYYIYVVSKDEDLVGVTSIRDILLVDPETPVADFMHTNIIKVDVMEDQHDVAQQIAKYNLIALPVVENESKLKGIITVDDAIDIVLPTAWKKRVPRMFGR; encoded by the coding sequence GTGAACGGCTTGTACATAAGTGAGTTTATTAAAAAACCAGTCATTACCCCAGATGGTGCTGAAATTGGAAAATTAAAAGACGTGATAGTCTCACCACTTCACTCATACCCCATAATTAAAGCCCTTACAATAAATACTTCTGATAAAAAATTAATGAATATATCCTGGAAATATGTGGATAATATAAATAAAGAAATAATCCTTAAATCTGATTTAAATCAATTAAAAGAATACGAATTAAAAAAGCATGAAATATATCTTTTTAAAGATGTCATTGATAGACAAGTAGTAGATATTGAGGATAAAAAAGTCAGACGAGTGAATGATCTTAAAATATCACCTACTAATGGCCATTATCATGTAATTGGCGTTGATATTGGATTCAGCGGCATATTAAGAAGATTAGGCTTGGAAAAAATTACTAAACCACTGGGCATTAGTTCAAGCGAAGACCTCATCTCCTGGGAAGATATTGACACTTTAAAAAGTGATTATTCAAAACTTAAATTAAAAGTTCCTAAACAAAATATAAAAAAGCTCCACCCGGCAGATATGGCCGAAATTATGGACCAATTAGGCCTAAACGAATCATTAACCATTTTAAATTCATTGGATGATGAATCTGCAGCAGACGCTTTAGAGGAAATTTCCCCGGAAAGACAAGTATCTTTACTGGAAGGGATGGAAAGTAAACGTGCTGCAGAAATTCTGGATGAAATGTCTCCTGATGATGCTGCAGATGTTTTAGCAGATTTAACAGAAGAAAAAGCTGAAGAATTACTGGATTTAATGGAACCTGAAGAATCTAAAGATTTGAGGGAGTTATTAGAATATCCTGAAAACACCGCCGGTGGAATAATGACCACCGAATTTGCAGAAGTAAATCAGAAATTAACTGCCGGTGAAGTAATGAATTCACTCCGTGAGATTGCTAAAGATGTAGAAACAATTTATTATATCTATGTAGTTTCTAAAGATGAAGATCTGGTGGGAGTAACTTCCATAAGAGATATTCTATTAGTAGATCCAGAAACCCCGGTTGCTGATTTTATGCACACTAACATCATCAAAGTGGATGTGATGGAAGATCAACATGATGTGGCCCAACAAATTGCTAAATACAATTTGATAGCTCTACCCGTTGTGGAAAATGAAAGTAAATTAAAGGGTATTATTACTGTAGATGATGCCATAGATATTGTTCTTCCCACCGCATGGAAAAAAAGAGTTCCCAGGATGTTTGGAAGATAA